From Anticarsia gemmatalis isolate Benzon Research Colony breed Stoneville strain chromosome 3, ilAntGemm2 primary, whole genome shotgun sequence, one genomic window encodes:
- the LOC142987313 gene encoding uncharacterized protein LOC142987313 isoform X2, producing the protein MFASLKSKIKEETGSDISKLTSSWRNGAFLGRITLRDDSSTASPSSSGGHGDTTSDSLSPQLESYLGGKVDQAALQQQYSSQLEAKLRDRDTYWEQKIEELKLSLASVQGEEAAAAQAVARTAQAEAAKAVTERDTAKRQVGELKTQLAAAERAQDRLDAINEELEESRRAWARERAELSGALSAAEARAADLADTAAVLRAALPADHPHHHMQDDDKREVTPTGCADYDRVCRERAVLTRQLQEAKMALADVKTSWSGQIASLETQVARLSRQAGEEGSERRRVEIEKKEMQDKLTDMAAELEKTKQNLANSEAKEKTMELESRIEALTEENKELSEALENERTLVKILKEKVDKSNRLYDEQKAEVNHLNSMVTEMQHDFLDIQRKFDKEKREKDEALLRNAHMSQTIEMSQCNVRYHQTEVADLRQKITELDSLIAQHKENQAACMLIKENEESRIAEIEQLKTKVEELIENETALKKTIQDLETEICDKNKKIKTLDNRISDMKKTLQRELQSSKSDLTSAEEQDISRRYLKHVVLRFLTARELEARQLTRALAALLRLSAHEEALLRAAAPTRSGLAAWFPSLNT; encoded by the exons ATGTTTGCGAGTCTAAAAAGCAAGATAAAGGAAGAGACTGGAAGCGATATCAGCAAACTAACGAGTAGCTGGCGTAACGGAGCTTTCTTAGGCAGAATAACTCTCAGAGATGATTCG TCAACAGCAAGTCCTTCTAGTTCAGGTGGACATGGAGACACAACCTCTGAT tcattATCTCCTCAACTGGAGTCCTACCTTGGTGGGAAGGTGGACCAGGCAGCATTACAGCAACAGTACTCATCGCAACTAGAAGCCAAGCTGCGAGATAGAGACACCTACTGGGAACAAAAGATCGAAGAGCTGAAGCTTTCACTTGCGTCTGTGCAAG GTGAGGAAGCAGCGGCAGCACAAGCCGTGGCTCGTACAGCACAAGCCGAGGCTGCTAAAGCAGTAACAGAACGAGATACAGCCAAGAGACAAGTGGGAGAACTAAAGACACAACTCGCGGCCGCCGAACGAGCTCAGGACAGACTGGACGCTATTAAT GAGGAGTTAGAAGAGAGTCGGCGCGCGTGGGCCCGCGAGCGCGCGGAGCTGAGCGGCGCGCTGAGCGCGGCCGAGGCGCGCGCCGCCGACCTCGCCGACACCGCCGCCGTACTGCGTGCCGCCCTGCCTGCTGACCACCCGCACCACCACATGCAGGATGACG ACAAAAGAGAAGTGACGCCGACGGGTTGCGCGGACTATGACCGCGTGTGTCGTGAACGTGCGGTCCTCACGCGTCAACTACAAGAAGCTAAAATGGCACTCGCTGACGTAAAGACTTCGTGGAGTGGGCAGATCGCTTCGCTTGAGACACAG GTGGCGCGACTGTCGCGGCAGGCGGGGGAAGAGGGCTCTGAGCGGAGAAGAGTTGAGATAGAGAAGAAAGAGATGCAAGACAAACTGACAGACATGGCAGCTGAACtagaaaaaactaaacaaaatctAGCGAATAGCGAGGCTAAG GAGAAAACGATGGAACTGGAAAGCCGTATTGAGGCGTTGACAGAAGAGAACAAAGAATTATCGGAAGCGTTGGAGAATGAACGGACGCTGGTGAAGATCTTGAAGGAGAAGGTGGACAAGAGTAATAGACTGTACGATGAACAGAAGGCGGAGGTCAATCACCTCAATTCCATGGTGACGGAGATGCAACACGACTTCTTGGATATACAGAGGAAGTTTGACAA AGAGAAACGTGAGAAGGACGAGGCACTACTCCGCAACGCACACATGTCTCAGACGATAGAGATGAGCCAGTGCAACGTGCGCTACCACCAGACCGAGGTGGCCGACCTCCGCCAGAAGATCACAGAGCTCGACTCTCTTATAGCACAACATAAAGAG AATCAGGCGGCGTGTATGTTAATAAAGGAAAACGAAGAATCACGCATAGCGGAGATTGAACAGTTAAAGACGAAAGTTGAAGAACTAATAGAAAATGAGACTGCACTCAAAAAGACTATACAAGACTTAGAAACTGAAATCTGTGATAAAAATAAG AAAATAAAGACGTTAGACAACAGAATATCGGACATGAAGAAGACGTTACAGCGTGAACTACAGAGTAGCAAGTCTGACCTCACCTCCGCCGAGGAACAAGATATTAGTAGAAG ATACTTGAAGCACGTAGTACTCCGGTTCCTGACTGCACGCGAGCTAGAAGCGAGACAACTGACGCGGGCCCTCGCAGCACTGCTCCGGCTATCTGCCCACGAGGAGGCGTTACTAAGAGCGGCCGCGCCCACCCGCAGCGGGCTCGCCGCCTGGTTCCCGAGCCTCAACACCTGA
- the LOC142987313 gene encoding uncharacterized protein LOC142987313 isoform X3, translating to MFASLKSKIKEETGSDISKLTSSWRNGAFLGRITLRDDSSTASPSSSGGHGDTTSDSLSPQLESYLGGKVDQAALQQQYSSQLEAKLRDRDTYWEQKIEELKLSLASVQGEEAAAAQAVARTAQAEAAKAVTERDTAKRQVGELKTQLAAAERAQDRLDAINEELEESRRAWARERAELSGALSAAEARAADLADTAAVLRAALPADHPHHHMQDDDKREVTPTGCADYDRVCRERAVLTRQLQEAKMALADVKTSWSGQIASLETQEKTMELESRIEALTEENKELSEALENERTLVKILKEKVDKSNRLYDEQKAEVNHLNSMVTEMQHDFLDIQRKFDKEKREKDEALLRNAHMSQTIEMSQCNVRYHQTEVADLRQKITELDSLIAQHKENQAACMLIKENEESRIAEIEQLKTKVEELIENETALKKTIQDLETEICDKNKKIKTLDNRISDMKKTLQRELQSSKSDLTSAEEQDISRRYLKHVVLRFLTARELEARQLTRALAALLRLSAHEEALLRAAAPTRSGLAAWFPSLNT from the exons ATGTTTGCGAGTCTAAAAAGCAAGATAAAGGAAGAGACTGGAAGCGATATCAGCAAACTAACGAGTAGCTGGCGTAACGGAGCTTTCTTAGGCAGAATAACTCTCAGAGATGATTCG TCAACAGCAAGTCCTTCTAGTTCAGGTGGACATGGAGACACAACCTCTGAT tcattATCTCCTCAACTGGAGTCCTACCTTGGTGGGAAGGTGGACCAGGCAGCATTACAGCAACAGTACTCATCGCAACTAGAAGCCAAGCTGCGAGATAGAGACACCTACTGGGAACAAAAGATCGAAGAGCTGAAGCTTTCACTTGCGTCTGTGCAAG GTGAGGAAGCAGCGGCAGCACAAGCCGTGGCTCGTACAGCACAAGCCGAGGCTGCTAAAGCAGTAACAGAACGAGATACAGCCAAGAGACAAGTGGGAGAACTAAAGACACAACTCGCGGCCGCCGAACGAGCTCAGGACAGACTGGACGCTATTAAT GAGGAGTTAGAAGAGAGTCGGCGCGCGTGGGCCCGCGAGCGCGCGGAGCTGAGCGGCGCGCTGAGCGCGGCCGAGGCGCGCGCCGCCGACCTCGCCGACACCGCCGCCGTACTGCGTGCCGCCCTGCCTGCTGACCACCCGCACCACCACATGCAGGATGACG ACAAAAGAGAAGTGACGCCGACGGGTTGCGCGGACTATGACCGCGTGTGTCGTGAACGTGCGGTCCTCACGCGTCAACTACAAGAAGCTAAAATGGCACTCGCTGACGTAAAGACTTCGTGGAGTGGGCAGATCGCTTCGCTTGAGACACAG GAGAAAACGATGGAACTGGAAAGCCGTATTGAGGCGTTGACAGAAGAGAACAAAGAATTATCGGAAGCGTTGGAGAATGAACGGACGCTGGTGAAGATCTTGAAGGAGAAGGTGGACAAGAGTAATAGACTGTACGATGAACAGAAGGCGGAGGTCAATCACCTCAATTCCATGGTGACGGAGATGCAACACGACTTCTTGGATATACAGAGGAAGTTTGACAA AGAGAAACGTGAGAAGGACGAGGCACTACTCCGCAACGCACACATGTCTCAGACGATAGAGATGAGCCAGTGCAACGTGCGCTACCACCAGACCGAGGTGGCCGACCTCCGCCAGAAGATCACAGAGCTCGACTCTCTTATAGCACAACATAAAGAG AATCAGGCGGCGTGTATGTTAATAAAGGAAAACGAAGAATCACGCATAGCGGAGATTGAACAGTTAAAGACGAAAGTTGAAGAACTAATAGAAAATGAGACTGCACTCAAAAAGACTATACAAGACTTAGAAACTGAAATCTGTGATAAAAATAAG AAAATAAAGACGTTAGACAACAGAATATCGGACATGAAGAAGACGTTACAGCGTGAACTACAGAGTAGCAAGTCTGACCTCACCTCCGCCGAGGAACAAGATATTAGTAGAAG ATACTTGAAGCACGTAGTACTCCGGTTCCTGACTGCACGCGAGCTAGAAGCGAGACAACTGACGCGGGCCCTCGCAGCACTGCTCCGGCTATCTGCCCACGAGGAGGCGTTACTAAGAGCGGCCGCGCCCACCCGCAGCGGGCTCGCCGCCTGGTTCCCGAGCCTCAACACCTGA
- the LOC142987313 gene encoding uncharacterized protein LOC142987313 isoform X1: protein MFASLKSKIKEETGSDISKLTSSWRNGAFLGRITLRDDSSTASPSSSGGHGDTTSDSLSPQLESYLGGKVDQAALQQQYSSQLEAKLRDRDTYWEQKIEELKLSLASVQGEEAAAAQAVARTAQAEAAKAVTERDTAKRQVGELKTQLAAAERAQDRLDAINEELEESRRAWARERAELSGALSAAEARAADLADTAAVLRAALPADHPHHHMQDDDKREVTPTGCADYDRVCRERAVLTRQLQEAKMALADVKTSWSGQIASLETQVARLSRQAGEEGSERRRVEIEKKEMQDKLTDMAAELEKTKQNLANSEAKVVRLNGEVHTLAMELKSLRSAASHADEKTMELESRIEALTEENKELSEALENERTLVKILKEKVDKSNRLYDEQKAEVNHLNSMVTEMQHDFLDIQRKFDKEKREKDEALLRNAHMSQTIEMSQCNVRYHQTEVADLRQKITELDSLIAQHKENQAACMLIKENEESRIAEIEQLKTKVEELIENETALKKTIQDLETEICDKNKKIKTLDNRISDMKKTLQRELQSSKSDLTSAEEQDISRRYLKHVVLRFLTARELEARQLTRALAALLRLSAHEEALLRAAAPTRSGLAAWFPSLNT from the exons ATGTTTGCGAGTCTAAAAAGCAAGATAAAGGAAGAGACTGGAAGCGATATCAGCAAACTAACGAGTAGCTGGCGTAACGGAGCTTTCTTAGGCAGAATAACTCTCAGAGATGATTCG TCAACAGCAAGTCCTTCTAGTTCAGGTGGACATGGAGACACAACCTCTGAT tcattATCTCCTCAACTGGAGTCCTACCTTGGTGGGAAGGTGGACCAGGCAGCATTACAGCAACAGTACTCATCGCAACTAGAAGCCAAGCTGCGAGATAGAGACACCTACTGGGAACAAAAGATCGAAGAGCTGAAGCTTTCACTTGCGTCTGTGCAAG GTGAGGAAGCAGCGGCAGCACAAGCCGTGGCTCGTACAGCACAAGCCGAGGCTGCTAAAGCAGTAACAGAACGAGATACAGCCAAGAGACAAGTGGGAGAACTAAAGACACAACTCGCGGCCGCCGAACGAGCTCAGGACAGACTGGACGCTATTAAT GAGGAGTTAGAAGAGAGTCGGCGCGCGTGGGCCCGCGAGCGCGCGGAGCTGAGCGGCGCGCTGAGCGCGGCCGAGGCGCGCGCCGCCGACCTCGCCGACACCGCCGCCGTACTGCGTGCCGCCCTGCCTGCTGACCACCCGCACCACCACATGCAGGATGACG ACAAAAGAGAAGTGACGCCGACGGGTTGCGCGGACTATGACCGCGTGTGTCGTGAACGTGCGGTCCTCACGCGTCAACTACAAGAAGCTAAAATGGCACTCGCTGACGTAAAGACTTCGTGGAGTGGGCAGATCGCTTCGCTTGAGACACAG GTGGCGCGACTGTCGCGGCAGGCGGGGGAAGAGGGCTCTGAGCGGAGAAGAGTTGAGATAGAGAAGAAAGAGATGCAAGACAAACTGACAGACATGGCAGCTGAACtagaaaaaactaaacaaaatctAGCGAATAGCGAGGCTAAG GTGGTGCGGTTGAACGGCGAGGTGCACACTCTCGCGATGGAGCTGAAGTCTCTGCGCAGCGCCGCCAGCCACGCGGAC GAGAAAACGATGGAACTGGAAAGCCGTATTGAGGCGTTGACAGAAGAGAACAAAGAATTATCGGAAGCGTTGGAGAATGAACGGACGCTGGTGAAGATCTTGAAGGAGAAGGTGGACAAGAGTAATAGACTGTACGATGAACAGAAGGCGGAGGTCAATCACCTCAATTCCATGGTGACGGAGATGCAACACGACTTCTTGGATATACAGAGGAAGTTTGACAA AGAGAAACGTGAGAAGGACGAGGCACTACTCCGCAACGCACACATGTCTCAGACGATAGAGATGAGCCAGTGCAACGTGCGCTACCACCAGACCGAGGTGGCCGACCTCCGCCAGAAGATCACAGAGCTCGACTCTCTTATAGCACAACATAAAGAG AATCAGGCGGCGTGTATGTTAATAAAGGAAAACGAAGAATCACGCATAGCGGAGATTGAACAGTTAAAGACGAAAGTTGAAGAACTAATAGAAAATGAGACTGCACTCAAAAAGACTATACAAGACTTAGAAACTGAAATCTGTGATAAAAATAAG AAAATAAAGACGTTAGACAACAGAATATCGGACATGAAGAAGACGTTACAGCGTGAACTACAGAGTAGCAAGTCTGACCTCACCTCCGCCGAGGAACAAGATATTAGTAGAAG ATACTTGAAGCACGTAGTACTCCGGTTCCTGACTGCACGCGAGCTAGAAGCGAGACAACTGACGCGGGCCCTCGCAGCACTGCTCCGGCTATCTGCCCACGAGGAGGCGTTACTAAGAGCGGCCGCGCCCACCCGCAGCGGGCTCGCCGCCTGGTTCCCGAGCCTCAACACCTGA